One region of Kwoniella newhampshirensis strain CBS 13917 chromosome 6, whole genome shotgun sequence genomic DNA includes:
- a CDS encoding mitochondrial 37S ribosomal protein bS6m translates to MPMYELFCIAVHNPQSSVNLRSLINSLSNQVHTSGGVVRDLKNLGINLTLPQRIRRMRQYHSRGDHFTMTFDTSPIVLRRLDETLRRDPSIIRWTVLKKADKVKDLAKPLNPSIEFDEISERSY, encoded by the exons ATGCCCATGTACGAGCTGTTCTGCATCGCGGTCCACAACCCGCAATCTTCT GTCAACCTTCGATCACTCATCAACTCATTATCGAACCAAGTCCATACATCGGGAGGAGTCGTGCGAGACCTGAAGAACTTGGGTATCAACTTGACACTTCCTCAGAGAATAAGACGGATGAGACAGTATCATTCTCGTGGCGA CCATTTCACAATGACTTTCGACACTTCGCCGATAGTCTTGCGAAGACTTGACGAGACACTTCGTCGAGATCCTTCAATTATTAGATGGACAGTATTGAAGAAAGCAGACAAAGT GAAAGATCTTGCCAAACCGTTAAATCCATCAATCGAATTTGATGAGATCTCAGAACGATCGTATTGA
- a CDS encoding 6-phosphogluconolactonase — MPQASAPPVLYTFPETTQLQSSLANFIRKAQGDAIAHRGVFTIALSGGSLPNNLKDLKDLEGIQWDKWQVFFADERIVPLDHPESNYNACAKAFLDDVPIKREQIHTLNVELFREQTRLDPTAEIKSEEEDEAESEAVDIADDYEKQLVSTFAGANAARYPTFDLILLGMGPDGHTCSLFPGHELLAENDRWIAEIQDSPKPPKRRITFTYQVLNHAFRCAFVAAGEGKQDMLHSILDQPEDGLPCSRVRPVSPGLVFWFVDQAAAGKVQFPKTEYKWIERATDDDPITTERKKMKVEMDAAVAEADSK; from the exons ATGCCTCAAGCATCCGCACCGCCCGTCCTCTACACTTTCCCCGAGACCACACAACTCCAATCCTCCCTCGCCAATTTCATCCGAAAGGCTCAAGGTGACGCAATCGCCCACCGAGGAGTGTTCACCATCGCTCTTTCGGGCGGATCCCTTCCCAACAACCTCAAAGATCTCAAGGATCTCGAAGGGATTCAGTGGGACAAATGGCAAGTGTTCTTTGCGGATGAAAGGATCGTCCCTCTCGACCACCCCGAATCAAATTACAATGCTTGTGCGAAAGCCTTCCTCGACGATGTCCCCATCAAGAGAGAACAGATCCATACCCTCAACGTGGAATTGTTCAGAGAACAAACGAGACTCGACCCGACCGCCGAGATCAAgtcggaggaagaggacgaggccGAGAGCGAGGCAGTTGACATTGCGGATGACTACGAGAAGCAACTCGTCTCCACTTTCGCAGGTGCGAATGCTGCGAGATATCCTACCTTCGacctgatcctcctcggtaTGGGTCCAGATGGTCACACCTGTAGTTTGTTCCCTGGTCACGAATTATTGGCGGAAAACGATAGATGGATCGCAGAGATTCAAGATAGTCCAAAACCACCAAAGAGGAGAATCACCTTCAC CTACCAGGTCCTGAACCACGCTTTCCGATGTGCTTTCGTCGCTGCCGGCGAGGGAAAACAAGATATGTTGCACAGTATCCTCGATCAGCCCGAAGACGGATTACCATGTTCTCGTGTCCGACCTGTTTC TCCCGGTCTTGTCTTCTGGTTTGTCGATCAAGCGGCTGCTGGAAAGGTTCAATTCCCCAAGACGGAATACAAATGGATCGAACGAGCGACAGACGACGACCCAATCACAacggagagaaagaagatgaaggtcgagatggatgcTGCTGTCGCTGAGGCTGATTCCAAGTGA